One window from the genome of Ananas comosus cultivar F153 linkage group 13, ASM154086v1, whole genome shotgun sequence encodes:
- the LOC109719298 gene encoding acyl transferase 4-like, with translation MGFVVTKSKPFLVAPSKPTPRGKLPLSPIDKIQLLRSFLIPSIHVFAHGGRGNDVEIVKTIRQAASEALVLYYPLAGRLVDVEGRDLYVECTGEGVGFVEASVDCSLENANFLEHPSVISLEELAVDHRGWKVTDPPVIMQVTEFTCGGFAVGFTWHHSLADGIGVAQFLNAVGELARGLPRPTIDPVWARGSLLDLRPNISSLPSSTPNLLELECAELNVPLDYINRTKENFFRQTGQSCTAFDVALATIWQFRTRAIGLEPTEPVRVYFAVNVREMLQAQPGYYGNSIFFQTISSTSQEIAEAPTVEIIKIIRYAKGTISTELAKWKKGLLKDSPMQYVDLSYSTLGITYWKNLGFEHVDYGSGKPLWVTVHNEYKFISFCMLGLPYTRKNGVYINGRIVKKEHLEALREEMKLLK, from the exons ATGGGTTTTGTGGTGACCAAGTCTAAACCTTTCTTAGTTGCCCCATCAAAACCAACCCCTAGGGGgaaactccctctctctccgaTTGACAAGATCCAACTTTTGAGATCCTTTCTTATTCCATCAATACATGTTTTCGCGCATGGCGGCAGAGGCAACGACGTTGAGATAGTTAAGACGATAAGGCAGGCAGCATCGGAAGCACTAGTTCTGTATTACCCGCTTGCGGGTCGGCTCGTGGATGTAGAGGGCAGGGACCTCTACGTTGAGTGCACCGGAGAAGGAGTAGGCTTCGTCGAGGCGTCGGTGGATTGTAGCTTGGAGAATGCGAATTTCTTGGAACACCCTTCTGTGATCTCGTTGGAAGAGCTCGCAGTAGATCATCGCGGTTGGAAAGTAACTGATCCCCCTGTCATTATGCAG GTAACCGAATTCACTTGTGGCGGATTCGCCGTCGGCTTTACATGGCACCACTCACTCGCCGACGGCATTGGAGTCGCGCAATTCTTGAATGCCGTAGGTGAGCTCGCTCGGGGCCTCCCGCGCCCGACCATCGACCCGGTTTGGGCCAGGGGTTCTCTCCTCGATCTTCGCCCAAATATTTCCTCATTACCTTCATCGACTCCGAACTTACTCGAGTTGGAGTGCGCCGAGCTGAACGTGCCCTTAGATTACATCAATCGAACTAAGGAAAACTTCTTTCGCCAAACTGGGCAATCGTGCACCGCATTTGATGTGGCCTTGGCCACAATTTGGCAGTTTCGAACACGGGCAATAGGCTTAGAACCTACCGAACCAGTGCGGGTGTATTTCGCGGTGAATGTTCGCGAAATGCTACAAGCTCAACCTGGCTACTACGGAAATAGCATTTTCTTCCAAACTATCTCATCGACTAGTCAGGAGATTGCAGAGGCACCCACGGTTGAGATTATTAAAATCATTAGATATGCCAAGGGTACGATTTCGACCGAACTAGCTAAATGGAAGAAGGGCTTACTGAAAGACAGCCCTATGCAGTATGTTGATCTCAGCTACAGCACGCTTGGCATAACTTATTGGAAAAATTTAGGGTTCGAGCACGTCGATTATGGATCGGGTAAGCCGCTTTGGGTAACCGTACATAACGAATATAAATTCATCTCCTTCTGCATGCTAGGCTTACCGTATACTCGCAAAAATGGGGTTTATATAAATGGGCGCATTGTTAAGAAGGAGCACTTAGAGGCATTACGCGAAGAAATGAAGCTGCTAAAATAA
- the LOC109719322 gene encoding acyl transferase 4-like: MGSVVTKSKPFLVAPSKPTPRGKLLFSPIDKIQILRSLLVSSVHVFAHTDGGGSVEIVNTIRQAISEALVLYYPLAGRLVDVGDGDLYIESTGEGVGFVEASADCSLEDVNFLKHPSVIPLEELVVDHRGWRVTDPPVVMQITKFTCGGFALGFAWHHLLADGTGAAQFLNAVGELARGLPHPTVDPVWARDSLLDVPPKMSSLPLSTPNLLQLEYSELNIPLDYINRTKENFFRQTGQSCTAFDVALATIWQCRTRAIGLEPTEPVRVYFAVNVREMLQAQPGYYGNSIFFQTVLSTSQEIAESPMVEIIKIIRSAKGTISTELTKWKRGLLKDSPMEHVELSYNTLGITYLKNLGFEHVDYGSGKPLSVTVRNEYKFVSFCVLGSPHTRENRVYINGRIVKKEHLGALRKEMELLK, encoded by the exons ATGGGTTCTGTGGTAACCAAGTCTAAACCTTTCTTAGTTGCCCCATCCAAACCAACCCCTAGGGGGAAACTCCTCTTCTCTCCAATTGACAAGATCCAAATTTTGAGATCCTTACTTGTTTCATCTGTACATGTTTTCGCACACACGGACGGCGGCGGCAGCGTTGAGATTGTTAATACGATAAGACAGGCAATATCGGAAGCTCTAGTTCTGTATTACCCGCTTGCAGGTCGACTCGTGGATGTAGGGGACGGGGACCTCTACATTGAAAGCACTGGAGAAGGAGTAGGCTTTGTCGAGGCATCGGCGGATTGTAGCTTGGAGGATGTGAATTTCTTGAAGCACCCTTCTGTGATCCCGTTGGAAGAGCTGGTAGTAGATCATCGCGGTTGGAGAGTAACCGATCCTCCCGTCGTTATGCAG ATAACCAAATTCACCTGCGGCGGATTCGCCCTCGGCTTTGCATGGCACCACTTACTCGCCGATGGCACCGGAGCCGCGCAATTCTTGAATGCCGTAGGCGAGCTCGCCCGCGGCCTCCCACACCCAACCGTCGACCCGGTTTGGGCCAGGGATTCTCTCCTCGATGTTCCCCCGAAAATGTCCTCATTACCTTTATCGACTCCGAACTTACTCCAGTTAGAGTACTCCGAGCTGAACATTCCCTTAGATTACATCAATCGAACTAAGGAAAACTTCTTTCGACAAACTGGGCAATCGTGCACCGCATTTGACGTGGCCTTGGCCACAATTTGGCAGTGTCGAACACGGGCAATAGGCTTAGAACCTACCGAACCAGTGCGGGTGTATTTCGCGGTGAATGTTCGCGAAATGCTACAAGCTCAACCTGGCTACTACGGAAATAGCATTTTCTTTCAAACCGTTTTATCGACTAGTCAGGAGATTGCAGAGTCACCCATGGTTGAGATTATTAAAATCATTAGATCTGCCAAGGGTACAATTTCGACCGAACTAACTAAATGGAAGAGGGGCTTACTGAAAGACAGTCCAATGGAGCATGTTGAACTCAGCTACAACACACTGGGCATAACTTATTTGAAAAATTTAGGGTTCGAGCACGTTGATTATGGATCGGGAAAGCCGCTTTCGGTGACCGTACGTAATGAATATAAATTCGTCTCCTTCTGCGTGCTAGGTTCACCGCATACTCGCGAAAATAGGGTTTACATAAATGGGCGCATTGTTAAGAAGGAGCACTTAGGGGCACTACGCAAAGAAATGGAGCTGTTAAAATAA
- the LOC109719320 gene encoding acyl transferase 4-like, translated as MGFVVTKSKPFLVAPSKPTPRGKLPLSPIDKIQILRSLLLSYIHVFAHSDDGGSVEIVNTIRRAISEALVLYYPLAGRLVDVGDGDLSIECTGEGIGFVEASADCSLEDANFLEHPFVIPLEELAVDHRGWRVTDPPVIMQVTKFTCGGFAVGFTWHHSLADGTGAAQFLNAVGELARGLPRPTVDPVWARDSLLDLCPNISSLPSSTPNLLELECSELNVPLDYINQTKENFFRQTGQSCTAFDIALATIWQCRTRAIGLEPTEPVRVYFAVNVREMLQAQPGYYGNSIFCQTVSSTSQEITEAPTVEIIKIIRHAKGTVSTELAKWKNGSLKDYPMEHVDLSYNAFYATYLKYLGFDHADYGSGKLVRMTIHNEYKFSPFCMLGLPHTRKNGVYISARIIRKEHLEAFREEIKLLK; from the exons ATGGGTTTTGTGGTGACCAAGTCTAAACCTTTCTTAGTTGCCCCATCAAAACCAACCCCTAGGGGgaaactccctctctctccaatTGACAAGATCCAAATTTTGAGATCCTTACTTCTTTCATATATACATGTTTTCGCACACAGCGACGACGGCGGCAGCGTTGAGATAGTTAACACGATAAGACGGGCAATATCAGAAGCACTAGTTCTGTATTACCCACTTGCAGGTCGACTCGTGGATGTAGGGGACGGGGACCTCTCCATTGAATGCACTGGAGAAGGAATAGGCTTCGTCGAGGCATCGGCAGATTGTAGCTTGGAGGATGCGAATTTCTTGGAGCACCCTTTCGTGATCCCGTTGGAAGAGCTCGCAGTAGATCATCGTGGTTGGAGAGTAACCGATCCTCCCGTCATTATGCAG GTAACCAAATTCACCTGCGGCGGATTCGCCGTCGGCTTTACATGGCACCACTCACTCGCCGATGGCACCGGAGCCGCGCAATTCTTGAATGCCGTAGGCGAGCTCGCCCGCGGCCTCCCACGCCCAACCGTCGACCCGGTTTGGGCCAGGGATTCTCTACTCGATCTTTGCCCGAATATCTCCTCATTACCTTCATCGACTCCGAACTTACTCGAGTTAGAGTGCTCCGAGCTGAACGTGCCCTTAGATTACATCAATCAAACTAAGGAAAACTTCTTTCGACAAACCGGGCAATCGTGCACCGCATTTGACATCGCCTTGGCCACAATTTGGCAGTGTCGGACACGGGCGATAGGCTTAGAACCTACCGAACCAGTGCGGGTGTATTTCGCTGTGAATGTTCGTGAAATGCTACAAGCTCAACCTGGCTACTATGGAAATAGCATTTTTTGCCAAACCGTCTCATCAACCAGTCAGGAGATCACAGAGGCGCCCACCGTCGAGATTATTAAAATCATTAGACATGCCAAGGGTACGGTTTCGACCGAACTAGCTAAATGGAAGAACGGTTCATTGAAAGACTACCCTATGGAGCATGTCGATCTTAGCTACAATGCGTTTTACGCAACTTACTTGAAATATTTAGGGTTTGACCACGCCGATTATGGATCAGGTAAGCTGGTTCGGATGACCATACATAATGAATATAAATTCTCCCCCTTTTGCATGCTAGGTTTACCGCATACTCGGAAAAATGGGGTTTATATAAGTGCGCGTATTATTAGGAAGGAACACTTAGAGGCATTCCGCGAGGAAATAAAGTTgcttaaataa